The Sinomonas sp. P10A9 genome contains the following window.
GAACGACTACAACCACAAGGCCCGGGCGAGCTACCGGCGGGTGGGCTTCGAGCAGGTGGGGACCTTCGCCACCGTCCTCTTCTGAGGGCCCCTACACCCCCGGCGCGCCGCCGAACGGGAGCGGACCCGTGAGGATGCGCTGCACGGCGGGCGCGAGGAAGGCCTCAGCATCGGCTTGGCGCAAAGCTGCGATGGGCTCGAGCTCCACGAGATACCTGGCCACGAGGAAGCCCACCACCTGAGTCGCTGCGAGGGACGCACGGAGCTCTCGCTCGGCGTCGTCATAGGGCAGGCCCGCGGCGACCTTGCCGATGATCTGCCGGCGCACCACCTCGCGCAGCAGCCGCGTCCTGGCCGTCGAGCCGATCGTCGTGCGGAAGAACGCGGCGAGCACGTGCTTCTGGGGTCCCTCCCACAGGGACATGACGGCGTGGGCAACGACCCGGCCGCGGCCATCGGCAGTCGAGGAATCGATGCCGGCGAGGAGGTCGCCCGGATCGGCGGGAAGCGAGACTGCGGCCGCGAACAGCCCGTCCTTCCCGTCGAAGTAGTGATGCACGAGCGCCGGGTCCACCTTGGCCTCGCGGGCCACCTGGCGCAGGCTCACGGCGTCGAATCCGTGTTCGGCGAAGAGGTGCGTCGCGGCGGCGACGATCCGCGCGCGGCGATCGCCGCCGTCGTCCGGCCGGCCCCGCCGCAGCGGATTCACGAGCTCTTCCGCGGCAGGGTGAAGGAAGCGAGTATGAGCAGCCCGACGACGATCGCGGCCATGACGCCGAAGTCCCGCCACATGGTCGCCGAGGGATCGGCGTTCTTGGCGATCTCCTGCAGCGCGTCGACCGAGTAGGTCAGCGGCATCCAGTCCGAGATCGTGTGGAACACGTCATTCATGTGGTCGCGGGCCACGAAGAGCCCGCACAGCAGGATCTGCGGGATGACGACGACGGGCATGAACTGCACGGCTTGGAATTCGGTGCGCGCGAAGGCGCTGCAGGAGAGCCCGAGCGCCACTCCGAGGACGGCGTTCACGACGGCGACGAGCACCACGTAGCCGCCGTTGCCCTTGATGTCGAGGTTGAACACCCAGTACGCGACGCCGGTGGCGATGGCCGACTGGAGTGCGGCCATGATCGAGAACGCGATGCCGTAGCCGAACAGGAGATCGGCGGTGTGGATCGGCGTCGTCATGAGACGCTCGAGGGTCCCGGTGGTTCGTTCGCGGAGCATCGTGATCGACGTGATGAGGAACATGACGATGAACGGGAAGATCGCCAGCATGATGAGGCCGACCCGGTCGAACGTGCGGGGCGCACCGGGCGGCAGCGTCTCGTTCTCGTAGAGCCAGTAGACCACAGCGAGCAGCGCCGAGGGCACCACGACGATGAGCGCGAGACTGCGCCGATCATGGCGCAGCTGGGACAGGACACGGGCCGCCGTGGCCAACAGCATCCGAGGGTTCATGCTGCATGCTCCTTGGTCGGGACCGGCAGGCCGGCCGCCTGGCGCTCGAGGTCGGCGCGGATGATCCCGAGGAACGCCTGCTCGAGATCGCTGCTCCCGCCGCGCTCACGGAGGCCGTCCGGCGTGAGCTGGGCCAGCATGCGGCCCTCCCGCAGGAGCAGGAGCGAGTCGCAGCGGGTGGCCTCCTCCATGACATGGCTCGAGACGAGGAGGGTTGCACCCCCGTCGGCGAGCGCGCGGAAGCGTTCCCAGAGGTCGACGCGCAGCACCGGGTCGAGGCCCACTGTCGGCTCGTCGAGGACGAGGAGCTCAGGGTCGCCGACGAGCGCGCACGCGAGCGAGACGCGGCTGAACTGGCCGCCGGACAGGTCTGAGGCCTTTCGCCGGGCAAGGTCCGCAAGGCCGACGGCGGCGACCGCCTCGCGCGCGTCCGCCGCCGACCTGCCGTGGAGCGCCCCGAAGTACCGCACGTTGTCGAGGACGCTCAGGTCCCGGTAGATGCTCGCCTCCTGGGTCATGTACCCGATCGCGTGGCGCAGGCTCGCCGCGCCCGCGGGGCGCCCCAGAACGGTGAGGGACCCCTTCCACAGCCGCTGGACGCCCACGATGCTCCGCATGAGCGTGCTCTTGCCGCTCCCGGACGGGCCGAGGAGCCCCGTGACGCGCCCTTGGGGGACAGCGAACCCGAGGTCGTGGAGTATCGGCTTGCGATGGATGCGGACGGACAGCGAGTCTGCTTCGATGGCGGGCGGCGTCGTTGCGGCGTGGGCTGGGGTGTGGTCCATGGCTGACTCCCGAGAGAAGGGAAACGCTCAATTCATCACGTGATGAATTGAGCGTACGGCCGGGGTGCCGGCCGGTCAATGCCCCGGGCGGGTCAGGCCTCCCTGCGGAACTGGACCTTCCACTCCTCGGGCCCCTCTGAAAGGTAGGCGACCCCGAAGGCGCCCTCGCGGTACCGCTGCTCGACCTGCGCCAGCAGGGGCAGTGGTGCGTGGTTGGCAATGATGACGAGCCCCGAGCCGACCGGGAGCGAGTCCAGTGCGCCGAAGATCGTCGCGTGGCGGATGGCATGCGGGATGACGCGCACGTCGAGTTCGGGGAAGCCCTCGGCGTCATGCTCCCCGCACGCGCACGAGGACTTCTGGGTCAGGGTCAGCGGGTTCGCCTCGGTGTATTCCATGCCATGTCCTTCCGGTGGGTTTTGTGGGTCAGACTTTACTACAATAAATTCCGTGATAAATAGTCCGCTCGGCCCTCAGCCCACGTCGCCCGGTCCCGCGACCCCGCTCTCGGGTGCGCGCGCCGCGATTCTGGACCGCCTGCGGGGAAAGGAAGGGCCGAGCACGGTCGAGGCGCTCGCCCGCGAGATGGGACAGCACCCCAACACCGTGAGGGAGCACCTCGAGGCCCTCGTGGGCGTGGGCCTCGCCGAACTCGCGGACGGACCCCTGCTGGGGGAGGTCCGTCCGGCGCGGCGAGGGCGCCCCTCGAAGCGCTACCGCGCCGTCGAGCAGGCCGGCGGATCTCTGGGGTACGCGGAGCTCGCGGGAGCGCTCGCCGCGGAGCTCGCGCGCCTCGCGCCGGATCCGCGTGCTGCCGGGGCGGAGGCGGGCCGCGGCTGGGCCCGCCAGGCCCTCGGCCCGGCCCCGGTGCCCGTCACCGCCTCCGACGCACGACGCCGCGTGCTCGCCGAACTCGTTGAGCTCGGCTTCGGCATCGAAGCGGTGTCGTCGCGGACCCGCCGGGCCGACGCTGGTGCTCCGGGCGGCTCCGGCGGCGAGGCCAGCACCGGCGGCGAGGCCGATACCGGCCTTCCGGCCGACACCGCGTCTGGGTCCGACACCGACGTCGCGGCCGGGGCGGCAGCGACCGTGCGCCTCGTGCGGTGTCCGCTCCTATCCGCGGCGAGGGACCAGCCTTGCGTCGTGTGTTCGGTCCATGCCGGGCTCGTCGAGGAGTCCCTGCGGCTTCTGGGCCACGACGATCTCGGCTCGCGCCTCGAGCCGTTCGCCGAACCCGGAGCGTGCCTGCTCACGATCGGCCGTCCATGAGCCCCAACCCGGCGCCCAAGGTCGCCACGACCATCTGGCCGCGTGCGCTGCTCCTCGCGCTCGGCGGGGCATCCCTCCTGGCCGGCCTCGACGCGGCGCTGGTCCTGCTCGGCGTCGCCGCGCCCGTTGGCGGTGACACGGCTCCGGTGCTGCCGCCCTCGCACGGGATCCTCATGGTGTTCGGATTCGTGGGCACACTCATCGCCCTTGAGCGGGCCGTCGCGCTGCGCCGTGTGTGGGGGTACTCCGCTCCGGCGCTCCTGGGTATCGGGTCCGTCGCCCAGCTGGTTCCCGTGCTCGGTGCCGGGACCGCGTGGGTGCCGCGCGCCGTCGTGCTTGCCGGGGCGGTCATGTTCGCCGTGGTCTACGTGCCGCTGTGGCGCCGCCAGCGCGACCCCGCGGTGCTCGTCCAGGCGCTCGGCGCCGTCGCGGCGGCCGGCGGCGCCGGCCTGTTGGCGACCGGGGTGAGTGTGGCCGCCGTCGTGCCGTGGTTCGCTGCGTTCCTCCTGGCCACGATCGCCGGGGAGCGGCTCGAGCTCGCCCGGCTGAGGATCCGCGGAGGCTGGGCGGAGCCGCTGCTCGTCACCGCGTGCGCCGCGATCGTGGCGTTGGGCCCCGTGACCCTGCTCTGGCCCACCGTGGGGTATCCGCTCTTCGGGCTGGGACTGCTCGGCCTCGCCGCGTGGCTCGTCACGTACGACGTCGCGCGGGCCACCATCCGCTCGCCGGGCCTGCCGCGCTTCGTAGCCGCGTGCCTGCTGGCCGGCTACGCGTGGCTCGGCGTGGCCGCGGGGGTATGCCTCTTGACGCCCGGCGCCCCCTCGGGGGCCGCCTACGACGCGTTCCTCCACGCGATGTTCCTGGGCTTCGTCATGTCCATGATCATGGCCCACGCGCCCGTGATCCTGCCCGCCGTCCTGCGCCGGCCCCTGCCCTACCTCTCCGCGATGTGGGTCCCGGCCGCGCTCCTGCACGCTACCCTCGTGCTGCGCCTCGCGGTCGGTGACGCGCGGGGGGACATCGTGGCGTGGCAGTGGGGCGGCATGGGCAATGTCGCGGCCGTGCTCGCCTTCGTGGCCCTCGCGGCCTATGCGGCGGCCACCGGGCGGCGAGCGCCCGCCGGGCGCGTCACCCAGGGCCCCGTACCCAGGAGCCGAGCTGGGGAGCCCGCGACGGGTCGAACACGTCGGGAGGGCGCAGCATGATGCCGTCCCTTCCCCCCAAGGGGTCGAAGCCCGCCAGCGGATCGGGTCGGGCCGGGCGTCCCGGCACGGGCCGGGCATCGTGGCACCGGTGGGCGAACGCCCCGACGCTCGCGTGGCTGCTGGCCATCGCCGTGCTTGCGGGCATCCACCGCGGCATCCCGGCGTCCGGATGGCTCCTGACCCACCTCGCCTTCCTCGGTGCCGCGACCAACGCGATCCTCGTCTACTCGTGGCACTTCGCCGAGGCGCTCCTGCGCCTGCCTGTGCCGTCACGCCGCGCTGTCGCGGTCCGGATAGTGCTCCTGAATGCAGGCGCCGCGGCGATGGTCGGCGTCGTGTCCGGGTTCTGGCCGGCCTCGGTCACCGGTGCCGCAGCGGTGGGGCTGGCCGCGGGATGGCATGGTGTCGCCCTGCTCGTGCGGGTCCGCCGTGCACTGCCCTCGAGGTTCGCGTCGACGCTGCGGTATTACCTCGCGGCATGCGCCCTCCTTCCGTTCGGAGCGGCGGCCGGAGCCGTGCTCGCCCTCCCCTGCGCGGACGACGGCGAGCTCCACGCGCGCCTCCTTCTCGCCCACGAGTCGGTCAACGTGCTCGGCTGGGTGGGACTGAGCGTGCTGGGAACCCTCGTGACCCTCCTGCCCACCATGCTGCGCACTCGCGCCGACGATGCCGCCGAGCCCACGGCGCGCCGCGCGCTGTGGTTCCTGTTGGCCGGCGTCCTCGGCGCAGCGGCCGGCGCGCTCGCGGGGCAGCGCCTCGTCGTGGCGGCCGGACTCCTGGCGTACTTGATCGGTGTCCTGGTCTCCGCGGTCCCCCTCGCCCGCGCCGTCCGCAGCAAGCCCCCCGTAGCCTTCGCACCGCTCTCCGCGGTCGCGTCGCTCCTCTGGCTCATCGGAGCGCTCGCACGACTTCTGTGGATCACCGCCGCGGTTCCCGACTGGGACGCCCTCCACATCGCCCTGGGCGACCTCACCCCCGCGCTCGCCGCCGGCTTCGCGGCCCAGGTGCTCCTCGGCGCGCTCTCGTACCTGCTGCCGGTGGTCTTCGGGGGTGGCCCGTCCGTGGTGCGGCGGCGCACGGAGATGCTTGACGCTGGCGCGTGGCTCCGCGTGGTCCTCGCCAACGGCGCGCTCGCGCTCTACCTGCTCCCCGTGCCCAGCGCCGTGCGGGTCGCCGCGGCCGTGGCCGGGCTCCTCGCCCTCAGCGCGTTCGTGTGGCTTGCCCTCAGGGCGTTCCTGTCCCGGCCCCGTGCGGAGGACCAGGAGCGCCACGCCGCTGGCTCGGGGCCCATCGCCGTGGGCGCTTCGGTGCGCAGCAGGCTCGGGTCGGGCGCGGTGGGGCTGGCCGTGCTCCTCGCGGCAGTCGTGGCCGGCGTTGCGGCGGATCCGTCCGTGATTCCGGCCGCGGCCGGTGGCTCGCCCGCGGCCGCGGCGGGTGCGGTCGGAGCGAAAGGAGGCGGCGGCGTCGTGCCTACCGGGCACACCACCACCGTGGACGTGGTGATGTCCGGGATGCGCTTCGTGCCGGACAGCGTGAGCGTGCCGATCGGGGACAGGCTCGTCATCAACCTGACCAACAAGGACCAGACCCCGCACGATCTCGTGCTCGCGACAGGCCAGGACTCCTCCCGCGTGTACCCCGGCCAGAACGGCAGGCTCGACGCCGGCGTGATGGGCGCGTCCGTGGACGGCTGGTGCTCGGTGGTGGGGCACAAGCAGATGGGCATGGTGTTCCGCGTCAACGTCACCGGCGCCCAGGGAGGCGCCGCCCCCAGCACTCCTCAGGCGATGGACATGCCGGGCATGCAGCACGCGGCTACTGCGTCGCCCGGCGCCCCGGCCAACGCCTCGACGGCCCCGCACACCCCGTACCCCGCAGACCTCCCGGCCGTGCCCGCCGGCACCACCCATAAGGTGACGCTCACTGTGCGGGACACGGTCGCCGAGGTGGCGCCCGGTGTCACCCAGACCCTTTGGACCTACAACGGCACCGCGCCGGGCCCCGTACTGCACGGGCGCGTGGGGGACACCTTCGAGGTCACGCTCGTCATCGACGCCTCCACTGGGCATTCGATCGACTTCCACGCCGGGACCATCGCCCCGGACGGGCCCATGCGGACCATCGACCCGGGCCAGCAGCTCACCTACACCTTCACGGCCGCTCAGCCGGGGATCTGGATGTACCACTGCTCCACGATGCCCATGTCCCTGCATATTGCGAACGGGATGTTCGGCGCCGTCGTGATCGATCCGCCAGACGCGCCGCCGGTCGACCATGAGTTCGTGCTCGTCCAGAGCGAGCAGTACCGCGGCGCAGCAGCCAGCGGGGTCCCCGGGATCGCCGGCCCTGACGCGGTCTCGGCGAAGATCACTGCGGGCACCCCGGACGCAGTCGTGTTCAACGGCTACCCGAACCAGTACGACGCCGCGCCGCTCGCCGTGCGCGCGGGCGAACGGGTGAGGGTGTGGGTGCTCGATGCGGGCCCCGACCGGGCGACGTCGTTCCACGTGGTCGGCGCGCAGTTCGGCGCCGTGTGGTCCGAGGGCGCCTACCGCCTCGCCCCTGGGGCCGGCGGAGTACAGTCCGGGGCGTCCCAGGCCATGGACCTCGCCCCGGCGCAGGGCGGCTTCGTCGACCTGACGTTCCCCGAGGCGGGCAACTACCCGTTCGTGAGCCACTACATGGTGGACGCCGAACGCGGCGCGCACGGCGTCTTCGCCGTTGCTGCCGCGAGGTGAGTGTCCTGTGCGCACGGCGTGTGCGCCGTCACTCCAGCGATCGGGGAGTTGCAGTGCTGGGATACATTGGTAGCTGACTTTCCCTGCCCTGGAGCCTGATCGGCTCAGCTTCGAGAAACGGATGCCCGTGGTCCTGCGACTCTCCACCCTGTTCCTGCGTACCCTCCGCGAGGATCCCGCCGATGCAGAGGTCGCGAGCCACAGGCTCCTCGTCCGCGCCGGCTACATCCGGCGCGCCGCACCTGGCATCTACACGTGGCTGCCGCTCGGCCTCGCGGTCCTGCGGAAGGTCGAGCAGATCATCCGCGAGGAGATGGCCGGGATCGGCGCGCAGGAGGTCCACTTCCCGGCCCTGCTGCCGAAGGAGCCCTACGAGGCCACGAATCGCTGGACGGAGTACGGCGAAGGCATCTTCCGCCTCAAGGACCGCAAGGAGGCAGACTACCTCCTTGCCCCGACGCACGAGGAGATGTTCACGCTCCTCGTGAAGGACCTGTACTCCTCCTACAAGGACCTTCCGCTCTCGCTGTACCAGATCCAGAACAAGTACCGCGATGAGGCCCGCCCCCGGGCCGGCCTCCTCCGCGGCCGCGAGTTCATCATGAAGGACTCGTACTCGTTCGACGTCGACGACGCAGGCCTGGACGCCAGCTATGCGAAGCACCGCGAGGCATACGTGAAGATCTTCGCGCGCCTCGGCCTCGAGGTCGTGGCCGTGAAGGCGACCGCTGGCGCGATGGGCGGGTCCAAGAGCGAGGAGTTCCTCCACCCGACCGAGATCGGCGAGGACACGTTCGTCCGCTCGCCCGGCGGCTACTCGGCCAACGTCGAAGCCGTCTCGACGGTCGTCCCCGACGAGATCGACTTCGCCGGTGCCCCCGCGGCGCAGGTGCTCGACACACCGGACACCCCGACCATCGACTCGCTCGTCGCTGCCTCGCAGACCATCTTCCCCAACCCCGAGCGCGAGTGGACCGGCGCGGACACGCTCAAGAACGTGGTCCTCGCGGTCACGCTGCCCACCGGCGAGTCCCAGCTCGTGGTCATCGGCCTCCCGGGCGACCGAGCCGTGGACCTCAAGCGTGTCGAGGCCAACATCGGGGCGTTCCTCCCCGTGGCGGGCGAGATCGGAATCGAGGCCGCGAACGATGAGCAGCTCAAGAAGCAGCCGCTCATCGTCAAGGGCTACCTCGGCCCCGGCCTCGACCGCGATGAGGCTCTCCTCGGCCTCGAGGGCAAGACCAAGATCCTCTACCTCGTGGACCCTCGCGTGGTCTCCGGCACCCGCTGGATCACCGGCGCGAACGAGCAGGGCAAGCACGTCTACGGTCTCGTGGCCGGCCGCGACTTCGGCTGGGACGGCGTCATCGAGTGCACCGAGGTCCGAGCCGGCGACCCGGCCCCGGACGGCTCCGGCCCGCTCGAGACGGCGCGAGGCATCGAGATGGGACACATCTTCCAGCTCGGCCGCAAGTACGCCGAGGCCCTCGAGCTCAAGGTCCTCAACGAGAATGGCAAGCAGGTCACGGTCACGATGGGCTCGTACGGCATCGGCGTGACCCGCGCCGTCGCGGCCCTTGCCGAGTCCAACCACGACGACCGCGGCCTCATCTGGCCGCGCGCCGTGGCCCCGGCGGACGTGCACGTCGTGGCCGTCGGCCGGGGCGAGGAGATCTTCGCCGAGGCCGAACGCATCACGGCCGAATTCGAGGCCCGCGGTCTCACCGTCATGCTCGACGACCGGCCGAAGGTCTCTCCGGGAGTCAAGTTCGGCGACGCCGAGCTCATCGGCGTGCCGACCATCGTCGCCGTCGGCAAGGGATTCGCCACTGGCACCCTCGAGGTCAAGGACCGGCGCTCCGGCACCGCGGAGGACGTCCCCGTCGCCGAGGTCGTGGACCGCATCGTCGCACAGGCCAGCGGCAAGGCCAGCGGAAGCCCCGCTGAAGCAGCCAGTGCTGTGGTGCGCGAGACGGCCGCGGCCGACGTCGACTAGCGCGTCGGCGTGCTCAGCGGCTTCGAGGCACTCGATCCGCTCACCCTTGCGCTGATTCTCGTCGCGGGCTTTGCGGCCGGGTGGGTCGACGCCGTCGTGGGCGGCGGCGGACTCATCCAGCTGCCCGCGCTCCTCGCGGTGCCCGGCATCGCGCCCGTCCAGGCCCTCGCGACGAACAAGATGGGCTCGGTCTTCGGCACGACGACGAGCGCGGTCACCTACGCGCGCCGCATCCGGCCAGACCTGCGCACTGCCATCCCGATGGCGCTCGTCGCGCTCGCCGGCGCATTCGGCGGGGCGGCAGTGGCCACAGTGCTGCCGGGCCGGGTGTTCAAGCCGATCATCCTGGCCGCGATCATCGCGGTTGCGCTCTTCACCGCCTTCAGGCCGCAGATGGGCCAGTACACGCAGCTGCGGCTCAAGGGCCGCAGGCACCTCGCTGCCGCATGCGGGCTGGGGCTCGCGATCGGGTTCTATGACGGCCTCATTGGCCCGGGCACGGGATCGTTCCTTGTCATCGCCCTTGTCTCCGGGATGGGGTACGCATTCCTCGAGGCGAGCGCGAAGGCCAAGATCGTCAACATGGCCACCAACATCGGCGCGATCGTGCTCTTCGCCGTGTTCGCGCCGGGAGGGACGCTCCTCTGGGGCCTCGGCCTGGCTCTGGGCGCCGCGAATATGTGCGGTGGGTACCTCGGCGCACGCATGGCGGTAGCACGGGGCAACACGTTCATCCGGTGGGTCTTCCTCGCCGTGGTTGCGGCCCTAGCGGTCAAGCTCGGGATCGACGTCTGGAACGAGAACTTCGCTTAGCGCAGGACTTTCGGGACGGGGGAGCCGGGCTTATCCTGCCCGCATGCTGCGCCCCGAAGACTACGACGAACCTCTCGCCCGCGCCGCCACGCACGCCCGGAAGTGGCTGGCCAGTGTGCCCGAGCGCCATGTCGCGCCGAGGACGACGGCGGATTCGCTCGCCGAGGCGTTCGGTGGCGCCCTGCCCGAGGCAGGCCTCGCCCCGGCGGCGACCGTGGACCTCTTGGCGTCAGCTGCCGAGCCGGGCCTCACGGCCATGGCCTCTGGTCGGTTCTACGGATTCGTGATCGGTGGCACCCTCCCTGCGGCCATGGCCGCCGACTGGCTCGTGAGCGCGTGGGACCAGAACGCGGGCCTGCGCTTCGCCACGCCCGGCGTCGTCGCCGCCGAGGAGGCCGCCAGCCGGTGGGTGCTGGACCTCCTCGGGCTCCCGGCGGGCGCGGACGTCGGCTTCACGACCGGGGCGAGCATGGCCAACTTCAGCGGGCTCGCCGCTGCCCGGTGGAGAGTCCTCGAGCGGGCCGGGTGGGACGTCAACGCGGACGGCCTGACCGGTGCTCCGCGGATCCGCGTCTTCGTCGGGGCGCAGCGGCACGACACGGTCGACATGGGGCTGAGGCTGCTCGGACTCGGCGCGCCGATCACGGTGGACGTCGACAGCCAGGGGCGCATCCTGCCCGACGCGCTCGGAGACGCGCTTGCGCACGGTTCAAGGGGTGACGGACCGGCGATCGTCTGCCTCCAGGCGGGGAACGTGCACTCCGGTGCGTTCGACCCCTTCTCGGAGTCCATCGCCGCGGCTCGCGAACACGGAGCATGGGTCCACGTCGACGGGGCCTTCGGGCTGTGGGCCGCCGCATCGCCGGCCACCCGGCACCTCATGGCCGGAGCGGAGCAGGCCGACTCGTGGGGCACCGACGCGCATAAGAACCTCAACGTCCCGTACGACTGCGGGATCGTTGTCTGCCGCGACGTCCCGGCCCTCCGGACGGCGCTCGGGATGCACGGCGACTACCTCATCCACGACCCGCTCGGGGACCACGGTCCCGGGGATCCGTTCGAGAAGGTGCCCGAGCTGTCGCGGCGTGCCCGCGGTGTGCCGGTCTGGGCAGCTCTGAGGTCCCTCGGCCGGACCGGAGTCGACCATCTCGTGTCCGGGCTCGTGGCCAACGCCAGCGAACTGGCCCGGCGCATCGGGGCGCTGCCCGGCGCCGAGGTGCTCAACGACGTCGTGTTCAGCCAGGTGTGCCTCGCATTCGGCTCAGACGCGCGCACAGAGGCGGTCGCGGACTGGCTCGTCGCGGACGGGCGCGTGTGGATGACCGGCTCGCGCTGGCACGATCGCACGGT
Protein-coding sequences here:
- a CDS encoding TetR family transcriptional regulator; protein product: MNPLRRGRPDDGGDRRARIVAAATHLFAEHGFDAVSLRQVAREAKVDPALVHHYFDGKDGLFAAAVSLPADPGDLLAGIDSSTADGRGRVVAHAVMSLWEGPQKHVLAAFFRTTIGSTARTRLLREVVRRQIIGKVAAGLPYDDAERELRASLAATQVVGFLVARYLVELEPIAALRQADAEAFLAPAVQRILTGPLPFGGAPGV
- a CDS encoding ABC transporter permease, with amino-acid sequence MNPRMLLATAARVLSQLRHDRRSLALIVVVPSALLAVVYWLYENETLPPGAPRTFDRVGLIMLAIFPFIVMFLITSITMLRERTTGTLERLMTTPIHTADLLFGYGIAFSIMAALQSAIATGVAYWVFNLDIKGNGGYVVLVAVVNAVLGVALGLSCSAFARTEFQAVQFMPVVVIPQILLCGLFVARDHMNDVFHTISDWMPLTYSVDALQEIAKNADPSATMWRDFGVMAAIVVGLLILASFTLPRKSS
- a CDS encoding ABC transporter ATP-binding protein, with the translated sequence MDHTPAHAATTPPAIEADSLSVRIHRKPILHDLGFAVPQGRVTGLLGPSGSGKSTLMRSIVGVQRLWKGSLTVLGRPAGAASLRHAIGYMTQEASIYRDLSVLDNVRYFGALHGRSAADAREAVAAVGLADLARRKASDLSGGQFSRVSLACALVGDPELLVLDEPTVGLDPVLRVDLWERFRALADGGATLLVSSHVMEEATRCDSLLLLREGRMLAQLTPDGLRERGGSSDLEQAFLGIIRADLERQAAGLPVPTKEHAA
- a CDS encoding DUF2249 domain-containing protein, whose protein sequence is MEYTEANPLTLTQKSSCACGEHDAEGFPELDVRVIPHAIRHATIFGALDSLPVGSGLVIIANHAPLPLLAQVEQRYREGAFGVAYLSEGPEEWKVQFRREA
- a CDS encoding helix-turn-helix domain-containing protein, producing the protein MINSPLGPQPTSPGPATPLSGARAAILDRLRGKEGPSTVEALAREMGQHPNTVREHLEALVGVGLAELADGPLLGEVRPARRGRPSKRYRAVEQAGGSLGYAELAGALAAELARLAPDPRAAGAEAGRGWARQALGPAPVPVTASDARRRVLAELVELGFGIEAVSSRTRRADAGAPGGSGGEASTGGEADTGLPADTASGSDTDVAAGAAATVRLVRCPLLSAARDQPCVVCSVHAGLVEESLRLLGHDDLGSRLEPFAEPGACLLTIGRP
- a CDS encoding multicopper oxidase domain-containing protein, producing the protein MPSLPPKGSKPASGSGRAGRPGTGRASWHRWANAPTLAWLLAIAVLAGIHRGIPASGWLLTHLAFLGAATNAILVYSWHFAEALLRLPVPSRRAVAVRIVLLNAGAAAMVGVVSGFWPASVTGAAAVGLAAGWHGVALLVRVRRALPSRFASTLRYYLAACALLPFGAAAGAVLALPCADDGELHARLLLAHESVNVLGWVGLSVLGTLVTLLPTMLRTRADDAAEPTARRALWFLLAGVLGAAAGALAGQRLVVAAGLLAYLIGVLVSAVPLARAVRSKPPVAFAPLSAVASLLWLIGALARLLWITAAVPDWDALHIALGDLTPALAAGFAAQVLLGALSYLLPVVFGGGPSVVRRRTEMLDAGAWLRVVLANGALALYLLPVPSAVRVAAAVAGLLALSAFVWLALRAFLSRPRAEDQERHAAGSGPIAVGASVRSRLGSGAVGLAVLLAAVVAGVAADPSVIPAAAGGSPAAAAGAVGAKGGGGVVPTGHTTTVDVVMSGMRFVPDSVSVPIGDRLVINLTNKDQTPHDLVLATGQDSSRVYPGQNGRLDAGVMGASVDGWCSVVGHKQMGMVFRVNVTGAQGGAAPSTPQAMDMPGMQHAATASPGAPANASTAPHTPYPADLPAVPAGTTHKVTLTVRDTVAEVAPGVTQTLWTYNGTAPGPVLHGRVGDTFEVTLVIDASTGHSIDFHAGTIAPDGPMRTIDPGQQLTYTFTAAQPGIWMYHCSTMPMSLHIANGMFGAVVIDPPDAPPVDHEFVLVQSEQYRGAAASGVPGIAGPDAVSAKITAGTPDAVVFNGYPNQYDAAPLAVRAGERVRVWVLDAGPDRATSFHVVGAQFGAVWSEGAYRLAPGAGGVQSGASQAMDLAPAQGGFVDLTFPEAGNYPFVSHYMVDAERGAHGVFAVAAAR
- a CDS encoding proline--tRNA ligase — translated: MVLRLSTLFLRTLREDPADAEVASHRLLVRAGYIRRAAPGIYTWLPLGLAVLRKVEQIIREEMAGIGAQEVHFPALLPKEPYEATNRWTEYGEGIFRLKDRKEADYLLAPTHEEMFTLLVKDLYSSYKDLPLSLYQIQNKYRDEARPRAGLLRGREFIMKDSYSFDVDDAGLDASYAKHREAYVKIFARLGLEVVAVKATAGAMGGSKSEEFLHPTEIGEDTFVRSPGGYSANVEAVSTVVPDEIDFAGAPAAQVLDTPDTPTIDSLVAASQTIFPNPEREWTGADTLKNVVLAVTLPTGESQLVVIGLPGDRAVDLKRVEANIGAFLPVAGEIGIEAANDEQLKKQPLIVKGYLGPGLDRDEALLGLEGKTKILYLVDPRVVSGTRWITGANEQGKHVYGLVAGRDFGWDGVIECTEVRAGDPAPDGSGPLETARGIEMGHIFQLGRKYAEALELKVLNENGKQVTVTMGSYGIGVTRAVAALAESNHDDRGLIWPRAVAPADVHVVAVGRGEEIFAEAERITAEFEARGLTVMLDDRPKVSPGVKFGDAELIGVPTIVAVGKGFATGTLEVKDRRSGTAEDVPVAEVVDRIVAQASGKASGSPAEAASAVVRETAAADVD
- a CDS encoding sulfite exporter TauE/SafE family protein, translated to MLSGFEALDPLTLALILVAGFAAGWVDAVVGGGGLIQLPALLAVPGIAPVQALATNKMGSVFGTTTSAVTYARRIRPDLRTAIPMALVALAGAFGGAAVATVLPGRVFKPIILAAIIAVALFTAFRPQMGQYTQLRLKGRRHLAAACGLGLAIGFYDGLIGPGTGSFLVIALVSGMGYAFLEASAKAKIVNMATNIGAIVLFAVFAPGGTLLWGLGLALGAANMCGGYLGARMAVARGNTFIRWVFLAVVAALAVKLGIDVWNENFA
- a CDS encoding pyridoxal phosphate-dependent decarboxylase family protein produces the protein MLRPEDYDEPLARAATHARKWLASVPERHVAPRTTADSLAEAFGGALPEAGLAPAATVDLLASAAEPGLTAMASGRFYGFVIGGTLPAAMAADWLVSAWDQNAGLRFATPGVVAAEEAASRWVLDLLGLPAGADVGFTTGASMANFSGLAAARWRVLERAGWDVNADGLTGAPRIRVFVGAQRHDTVDMGLRLLGLGAPITVDVDSQGRILPDALGDALAHGSRGDGPAIVCLQAGNVHSGAFDPFSESIAAAREHGAWVHVDGAFGLWAAASPATRHLMAGAEQADSWGTDAHKNLNVPYDCGIVVCRDVPALRTALGMHGDYLIHDPLGDHGPGDPFEKVPELSRRARGVPVWAALRSLGRTGVDHLVSGLVANASELARRIGALPGAEVLNDVVFSQVCLAFGSDARTEAVADWLVADGRVWMTGSRWHDRTVLRISVANWSTDARDIEVSVAAVRAALEATEGL